One Leptolyngbya sp. SIO1E4 genomic window, AAGGCTTGCTCTGTCTGGCCTTGCCGGAGCGCTGCTGCTAGCTTCAAGCTACTTTGGCTGCTAACGGTTACCAGTAATGAAATGGTTTCGGCGTTGATGGGGGCTGAGCGATCGCCCCAGTACAGCGATAGCTTTTCCAGTTCTAAGATTAGCTGTCGGGTTTGATTGCCCACGGCTTCTACCAGTAACCTGGCTGCCTCGGCTGTCAGGGCCAGCCCTCGTTCTTGGGCCATCTTTTCGACCTGTTTTAAGAGCTGATCGGTTTTCCAGGGGGGAATAGTGCTAAATTCTCTAATCTCTCCGTATTTCTGAATCAGCTTGGTGAATTTTGCCCGTCCGTCTGGTTTTTGGCGGCTACTCATGACCAGGACACTGGTTTTGGGCAGCTGGGGTAGGGTGCGGGCCAGTTCGTTGAGCACCGTTTCGGAGCAGCGTTGACCTAGTGTGGTGTCGGCTAACCAAACGAATCGTTGACCTGCTCCGAAGGGGGGAGTCATGGCCTGATTCAAGGCCATCATGGGGCCTTCAGCAACGTCACCA contains:
- the holA gene encoding DNA polymerase III subunit delta codes for the protein MPIYFFWGEDDFQLNQAIASLRDRTLDKAWASFNADKISGDVAEGPMMALNQAMTPPFGAGQRFVWLADTTLGQRCSETVLNELARTLPQLPKTSVLVMSSRQKPDGRAKFTKLIQKYGEIREFSTIPPWKTDQLLKQVEKMAQERGLALTAEAARLLVEAVGNQTRQLILELEKLSLYWGDRSAPINAETISLLVTVSSQSSLKLAAALRQGQTEQALGLIADLLNRNEPALRIVSTLVGQFRMWLWVKVMVESGERDPQIIAKAADIGNPKRIYFLQKEVASASLSSLRQTMTHLLELEFALKTGRNEIATLQTKVIEISQLFTKSPSVDSRYA